One Micromonospora craniellae genomic region harbors:
- a CDS encoding elongation factor G-like protein EF-G2, with the protein MAQKSHDKGAADGVPAVTDPARIRNVVLVGHSGAGKTTLVEALLAASGTIDRPGSIADGNTVCDHDPAAVRQQRSVALSCAPLHHDGIKVNLLDTPGYADFVGELRAGLRAADAALFVVSAVDGMDAATAALWEECAAVDMPRAVAVARLDHPRADFDEAVALCQRVFGDNVIPLHLPMLGDDGESTVGLLGLITRRVFDYTDGLPAQAREPDPEHLPAIVESRNELIEGIIAESEDETLMDRYLGGEEIDSALLVEDLEKAVARGHFYPVVPVCAATGVGLDVLLEVLTAGFPSPPEHDLPPVTGVDGSPRPPLTCDPDGPLVAEVVKTTVDRHVGRVCVVRVFSGTLRPDRTVHIAGHGLAERGHPDHDADERVAHLYRPLGATLREVGVAVAGDICAITKSGSAETGDTISAKDDPLLVAPWEMPEPLLPVAVVAKTRSDEDALARNLARLVAGDPTMRLERNAETHQLVLWCMGEAHADVVLDRLRAGGVELDTEPVRVPMRETLTAPARGHGRHVKQSGGHGQYAVCDIEVEPLPRGAGFEFVARVVGGAVPHNYIPSVEKGVRAQMERGLVAGHPVVDLRVTLVDGKAHSVDSSDAAFQTAGALALRDAAERGGPVLLEPIDEVTVRVPDGSVGAVMGDLSGRRGRVLGTEPDPDAEGRTLVRAEVPATGLLRYAVELRAMTAGAGTFRRHFLRYDPHPTDHRHPIP; encoded by the coding sequence ATGGCGCAGAAGAGTCACGACAAGGGGGCCGCCGACGGCGTGCCGGCGGTGACCGACCCCGCCAGGATCCGCAACGTGGTGCTCGTCGGGCACTCCGGGGCGGGAAAGACGACGCTGGTCGAGGCGTTGCTCGCGGCCAGCGGCACGATCGACCGGCCCGGCTCGATCGCCGACGGCAACACCGTCTGCGACCACGACCCGGCCGCCGTACGCCAGCAGCGCTCGGTGGCGCTGTCCTGCGCGCCGCTGCACCACGACGGGATCAAGGTCAACCTGCTGGACACGCCCGGCTATGCCGACTTCGTCGGCGAGTTGCGGGCCGGCCTGCGGGCCGCCGACGCCGCCCTGTTCGTGGTCTCCGCCGTCGACGGCATGGACGCCGCCACCGCCGCGCTCTGGGAGGAGTGCGCCGCCGTCGACATGCCCCGGGCGGTCGCCGTCGCCCGGCTGGACCACCCGCGCGCCGACTTCGACGAGGCGGTGGCACTGTGCCAGCGCGTCTTCGGCGACAACGTGATCCCGCTCCACCTGCCGATGTTGGGCGACGACGGCGAGTCCACCGTCGGCCTGCTCGGGCTGATCACCCGTCGGGTCTTCGACTACACCGACGGCCTGCCCGCGCAGGCACGCGAACCCGACCCGGAGCACCTGCCGGCGATCGTCGAGTCCCGCAACGAGCTGATCGAGGGGATCATCGCGGAGAGCGAGGACGAGACCCTGATGGACCGCTACCTCGGCGGCGAGGAGATCGACTCCGCCCTGCTGGTCGAGGACCTGGAGAAGGCCGTCGCCCGCGGCCACTTCTACCCCGTGGTGCCGGTGTGCGCAGCGACCGGTGTCGGGCTGGACGTGCTGCTGGAGGTGCTCACCGCCGGATTCCCGTCCCCGCCCGAACACGACCTGCCACCGGTCACCGGCGTCGACGGGTCGCCCCGCCCGCCGCTGACCTGCGACCCGGACGGTCCGCTGGTCGCCGAGGTGGTCAAGACGACCGTGGACCGGCACGTCGGGCGGGTCTGCGTGGTACGCGTCTTCTCCGGCACGCTGCGTCCGGACCGTACGGTGCACATCGCCGGACACGGCCTGGCCGAACGCGGCCACCCGGACCACGACGCCGACGAACGCGTCGCCCACCTCTACCGCCCGCTGGGCGCCACGCTGCGCGAGGTCGGCGTCGCGGTGGCCGGCGACATCTGCGCGATCACCAAGTCCGGCAGCGCGGAGACCGGCGACACCATCTCCGCCAAGGACGACCCGCTGCTGGTCGCCCCGTGGGAGATGCCCGAGCCGCTGCTGCCGGTGGCCGTGGTGGCGAAGACCCGCTCCGACGAGGACGCGTTGGCCCGCAACCTGGCCCGGCTGGTGGCCGGCGACCCGACGATGCGGCTGGAGCGCAACGCGGAGACCCACCAGTTGGTGCTCTGGTGCATGGGCGAGGCACACGCCGACGTGGTCCTGGACCGGCTGCGCGCCGGTGGCGTCGAGCTGGACACCGAACCGGTGCGGGTGCCGATGCGGGAGACGCTGACCGCACCGGCCCGTGGACACGGCCGGCACGTCAAGCAGTCCGGCGGGCACGGACAGTACGCGGTCTGCGACATCGAGGTGGAACCGCTGCCGCGCGGCGCCGGTTTCGAGTTCGTCGCCCGGGTGGTCGGCGGTGCCGTACCGCACAACTACATCCCGTCGGTGGAGAAGGGCGTACGCGCCCAGATGGAACGCGGGCTGGTCGCCGGTCACCCGGTGGTGGACCTGCGGGTGACCCTGGTCGACGGCAAGGCGCACAGCGTCGACTCCTCCGACGCGGCGTTCCAGACCGCCGGGGCGCTGGCCCTGCGCGACGCCGCCGAGCGGGGTGGACCGGTCCTGCTGGAGCCGATCGACGAGGTCACGGTACGGGTACCCGACGGCAGCGTAGGCGCGGTGATGGGTGACCTGTCCGGCCGGCGCGGCCGGGTGCTCGGCACCGAACCCGACCCGGACGCCGAGGGCCGCACCCTGGTCCGCGCCGAGGTGCCCGCCACCGGACTGCTCCGCTACGCGGTGGAACTGCGCGCGATGACCGCCGGCGCCGGCACCTTCCGCCGCCACTTCCTCCGCTACGACCCCCACCCCACCGACCACCGCCACCCCATCCCCTGA
- a CDS encoding aldo/keto reductase, translating into MAESTRALGRSGIEVSALGMGCWAIAGPWSEGHTPLGWGAVDDEESVRAVRRALDLGVTLFDTADSYGAGHGERLLGRALAGRRDEAVIATKWGYTFDERARQATGRDASPAYLHRAVRDSLRRLGTDRIDLYQLHLADLPVARAQVLIDVLEDLVADGLIRAYGWSTDRVDRAVALGQGVRHATVVQHSLSVLRDAPDLLAVCDKYDLASVNRGPLGMGLLTGKYHHCSTLPHDDVRGMTSGWLEWFRGGRPAPEWLRRVYAVRAALTADGRTLAQGALGWIWARSDRTIPIPGCRTVAQVEENAAALALGPLRPDHFAEVERRLAALRSAALREVDRPYWPSPMLPTARP; encoded by the coding sequence GTGGCGGAGTCGACGCGGGCGCTCGGGCGCAGCGGGATCGAGGTCAGTGCCCTCGGCATGGGCTGCTGGGCGATCGCCGGCCCCTGGTCGGAGGGGCACACCCCGCTGGGGTGGGGAGCGGTCGACGACGAGGAGTCCGTCCGGGCGGTCCGCCGGGCTCTCGATCTCGGCGTGACCCTCTTCGACACCGCCGACTCGTACGGCGCCGGGCACGGTGAACGGCTCCTCGGCCGGGCCCTCGCCGGCCGGCGCGACGAAGCGGTGATCGCCACCAAGTGGGGCTACACGTTCGACGAGCGGGCCCGGCAGGCCACCGGCCGGGACGCGTCCCCGGCGTACCTGCACCGGGCGGTACGGGACTCGCTGCGTCGCCTCGGCACCGACCGGATCGACCTGTACCAGCTGCACCTGGCCGACCTGCCGGTGGCCCGGGCGCAGGTGTTGATCGACGTCCTGGAGGACCTGGTCGCCGACGGGCTGATTCGCGCGTACGGCTGGAGCACCGACCGGGTCGACCGGGCCGTGGCGCTCGGCCAGGGCGTCCGGCACGCCACCGTCGTGCAGCACAGCCTGTCGGTGCTCCGGGACGCCCCCGACCTGCTCGCCGTCTGCGACAAGTACGACCTGGCCAGCGTCAACCGGGGGCCGCTGGGCATGGGTCTGCTCACCGGCAAGTACCACCACTGCTCGACGCTGCCGCACGACGACGTCCGGGGCATGACCTCGGGGTGGCTGGAGTGGTTCCGGGGCGGGCGGCCCGCGCCGGAGTGGCTGCGCCGGGTGTACGCCGTGCGGGCGGCGCTGACCGCCGACGGGCGCACCCTGGCGCAGGGCGCGCTGGGCTGGATCTGGGCCCGCAGCGACCGCACCATCCCGATCCCGGGGTGCCGCACCGTGGCCCAGGTCGAGGAGAACGCCGCCGCCCTGGCTCTCGGCCCGCTGCGCCCGGACCACTTCGCCGAGGTCGAACGCCGACTCGCCGCCCTACGCTCGGCCGCTCTCCGCGAGGTCGACCGCCCCTACTGGCCCAGCCCCATGCTCCCCACCGCCCGCCCCTAA
- a CDS encoding DUF1775 domain-containing protein, whose product MAMTRGGSRRRRGALVAALATAGVLLWPATTAWADGVTFTPAEAQQGNSVKLEFVVPDERPGVRTERIEIRMPAETPVAEVYPLSVEGWAPVITPRKLDVPVAGMHGPATDVVTAALTWTRAPGAAGDGPARLVFSMAPLPQTEQVHFELTQTYADGLQVHWGNRPGQRPLPALTLTPGDPAYPGAAHGGHGAAPGGAAPDGPAPAAATPDDGPNANSLLAAGLVAGLGGGAVVGWLISRRRSTTDEIDRSVLDEQPAAESGPAATAEPTPKPAPAADATTGRSAPAADADPPQRRDDQVVEAGAAR is encoded by the coding sequence ATGGCGATGACGCGCGGCGGGAGCCGTCGGCGCCGGGGCGCGCTGGTGGCCGCCCTGGCCACGGCCGGGGTACTGCTCTGGCCCGCGACCACGGCGTGGGCCGACGGCGTGACGTTCACTCCGGCCGAGGCCCAGCAGGGCAACTCGGTGAAGCTCGAGTTCGTGGTGCCGGACGAGCGACCCGGGGTCCGCACCGAACGGATCGAGATCCGGATGCCGGCGGAGACACCGGTGGCCGAGGTGTATCCGCTCTCGGTGGAGGGCTGGGCACCGGTGATCACCCCACGGAAGCTCGACGTGCCGGTGGCGGGCATGCACGGACCGGCCACCGACGTGGTCACCGCGGCGCTGACCTGGACCCGGGCACCCGGTGCGGCGGGCGACGGGCCGGCCCGGCTGGTGTTCTCGATGGCGCCGCTGCCGCAGACCGAGCAGGTGCACTTCGAGTTGACCCAGACCTACGCCGACGGCCTCCAGGTGCACTGGGGCAACCGCCCCGGCCAGCGCCCGCTGCCCGCGCTGACCCTCACACCGGGCGACCCGGCGTACCCGGGTGCCGCCCACGGCGGGCACGGCGCGGCACCCGGCGGTGCGGCGCCGGACGGACCCGCGCCGGCCGCCGCCACGCCCGACGACGGCCCGAACGCCAACAGCCTGCTCGCCGCCGGCCTGGTCGCCGGCCTCGGCGGCGGCGCGGTGGTGGGCTGGCTGATCAGCCGCCGCCGCAGCACCACCGACGAGATCGACCGGTCGGTGCTCGACGAGCAGCCGGCCGCCGAGAGCGGCCCGGCGGCTACCGCCGAGCCGACGCCGAAACCGGCCCCGGCGGCCGACGCGACGACCGGACGGTCGGCGCCGGCGGCCGACGCGGACCCGCCGCAGCGCCGCGACGACCAGGTGGTCGAGGCGGGCGCTGCCCGCTGA
- a CDS encoding HIT family protein — MADGLDRLWTPHRMTYISGEDRPEGGYEQPSGCPFCLAPARPAEESLVVTRGEHVFVVLNLYPYNPGHLLVCPYRHVADYTDLDGPETVELASFTQAAMRVIRKVSNAHGFNLGMNQGGVAGAGIAAHLHQHVVPRWGGDANFMPVIGRTKVLPQLLGDTRDLLVRAWPT, encoded by the coding sequence ATGGCCGACGGGCTGGACCGGCTCTGGACGCCCCACCGGATGACCTACATCTCTGGCGAGGACCGACCCGAGGGCGGCTACGAGCAACCCTCCGGCTGCCCGTTCTGCCTGGCCCCGGCCCGCCCGGCGGAGGAGAGCCTGGTCGTAACGCGGGGCGAGCACGTCTTCGTGGTGCTCAACCTGTACCCGTACAACCCGGGGCACCTGCTGGTCTGCCCGTACCGGCACGTGGCCGACTACACCGACCTGGACGGGCCCGAGACGGTCGAGCTTGCGTCGTTCACCCAGGCCGCCATGCGGGTGATCCGCAAGGTCAGCAACGCGCACGGCTTCAACCTGGGCATGAACCAGGGCGGGGTGGCGGGCGCCGGCATCGCCGCGCACCTGCACCAACACGTGGTGCCCCGGTGGGGTGGTGACGCCAACTTCATGCCGGTGATCGGGCGTACCAAGGTGTTGCCGCAACTGCTCGGCGACACCCGTGATCTGCTCGTGCGCGCCTGGCCGACCTGA
- the thrS gene encoding threonine--tRNA ligase, producing MSAPRTPAVADPVVVAAGTTAADAVAAAGLPINGPKAIVVVRDPQGALRDLDWRPAEETTVAPVALDSPDGLDVLRHSTAHVLAQAVQDVFPEARLGIGPPIENGFYYDFAVDKPFQPDDLAKVEKRMQEIVKSGQRFRRRRFDSLDEAKAELAAEPFKLELIDVKGEGLDSSEVMEVGGGELTIYDNLAADSDKVCWSDLCRGPHLPNTRLIGAFKLMRSAAAYWRGSERNPQLQRVYGTAWPNRDALKAYLKLLEEAARRDHRKLGADLDLFSFPDELGSGLAVFHPKGGVIRREMENYSRLKHEQAGYEFVNTPHITKGHLYEVSGHLDWYADGMFPPMEVEGASYYLKPMNCPMHDLIFRSRGRSYRELPLRMFEFGTVYRYEKSGVVHGLTRVRGMTQDDAHIFCSEEQMAGELKSLLAFVLELLRDYGLDDFYLELSTRNPEKSVGTDENWERATEALRSAAEESGLDLVPDPGGAAFYGPKISVQAKDAIGRTWQMSTIQVDFNLPERFGLEYQAADGTRQRPVMIHRALFGSIERFFGVLTEHYAGAFPAWLAPVQVVGIPIREDHADYLHGFVAALRAEGVRAQVDAGDDRMQKKIRTAQQQKIPFMVIAGDDDVAAGTVSFRYRDGSQRNGVPLAEAVTHVLDVVRTRTNVGPSAQV from the coding sequence GTGTCCGCACCCCGTACCCCCGCCGTGGCCGACCCCGTCGTCGTCGCCGCCGGGACGACGGCGGCCGACGCGGTTGCGGCGGCCGGGCTGCCCATCAACGGCCCGAAAGCGATCGTGGTGGTCCGCGACCCGCAGGGCGCCCTGCGCGACCTGGACTGGCGTCCGGCCGAGGAGACCACCGTCGCGCCGGTCGCGCTGGACTCGCCGGACGGGCTCGACGTGCTGCGGCACTCGACCGCGCACGTGCTGGCCCAGGCGGTGCAGGACGTCTTCCCCGAGGCCCGGCTCGGCATCGGCCCGCCAATCGAGAACGGCTTCTACTACGACTTCGCCGTCGACAAGCCGTTCCAGCCGGACGACCTCGCCAAGGTCGAGAAGCGGATGCAGGAAATCGTCAAGTCCGGGCAGCGGTTCCGGCGGCGGCGCTTCGACAGCCTCGACGAGGCCAAGGCGGAGCTGGCTGCCGAGCCGTTCAAGCTGGAACTCATCGACGTCAAGGGCGAGGGGCTGGACTCCTCCGAGGTGATGGAGGTCGGCGGAGGCGAGCTGACCATCTACGACAACCTCGCCGCCGACTCCGACAAGGTCTGCTGGTCCGACCTGTGCCGGGGCCCGCACCTGCCCAACACCCGGCTGATCGGCGCGTTCAAGCTGATGCGCTCGGCCGCCGCGTACTGGCGGGGCAGCGAGCGCAACCCGCAGCTCCAACGGGTGTACGGCACCGCCTGGCCGAACCGGGACGCGCTCAAGGCGTACCTGAAGCTGCTGGAGGAGGCGGCCCGGCGCGACCACCGCAAGCTCGGCGCGGACCTCGACCTGTTCAGCTTCCCCGACGAGCTCGGCTCCGGCCTGGCGGTCTTCCACCCCAAGGGCGGCGTCATCCGCCGCGAGATGGAGAACTACTCGCGGCTCAAGCACGAGCAGGCCGGGTACGAGTTCGTCAACACCCCGCACATCACCAAGGGCCACCTCTACGAGGTCTCCGGGCACCTCGACTGGTACGCCGACGGCATGTTCCCGCCCATGGAGGTGGAGGGCGCGAGCTACTACCTCAAGCCGATGAACTGCCCGATGCACGACCTGATCTTCCGCTCCCGTGGTCGCTCCTACCGGGAGCTGCCGCTGCGGATGTTCGAGTTCGGCACGGTCTACCGGTACGAGAAGTCCGGTGTGGTGCACGGCCTGACCCGGGTGCGCGGCATGACCCAGGACGACGCGCACATCTTCTGCTCCGAGGAGCAGATGGCCGGGGAGCTGAAGTCCCTGCTCGCCTTCGTGCTCGAACTGCTGCGTGACTACGGCCTGGACGACTTCTATCTGGAGCTGTCCACCCGCAACCCGGAGAAGTCGGTCGGCACCGACGAGAACTGGGAGCGGGCCACCGAGGCGCTGCGGTCGGCGGCCGAGGAGTCCGGCCTGGACCTGGTGCCCGACCCGGGCGGCGCTGCCTTCTACGGCCCGAAGATCTCCGTGCAGGCCAAGGACGCCATCGGCCGGACCTGGCAGATGTCCACCATCCAGGTCGACTTCAACCTGCCGGAGCGCTTCGGGCTGGAGTACCAGGCGGCTGACGGCACCCGGCAGCGGCCGGTCATGATCCACCGGGCGCTGTTCGGCTCGATCGAGCGGTTCTTCGGCGTGCTCACCGAGCACTACGCCGGGGCGTTCCCGGCCTGGCTGGCCCCGGTGCAGGTGGTCGGCATCCCGATCCGCGAGGACCACGCCGACTACCTGCACGGCTTCGTCGCCGCGCTGCGCGCCGAGGGCGTCCGCGCCCAGGTGGACGCCGGTGACGACCGGATGCAGAAGAAGATCCGCACCGCGCAGCAGCAGAAGATCCCGTTCATGGTGATCGCCGGGGACGACGACGTGGCCGCCGGGACCGTCTCGTTCCGCTACCGCGACGGCTCGCAGCGCAACGGCGTGCCGCTCGCCGAGGCCGTCACCCACGTGCTCGACGTCGTCCGCACCCGCACCAACGTCGGCCCCTCCGCCCAGGTGTAA
- a CDS encoding adenosine deaminase: MIDLRTFIAGLPKVELHVHHVGSASPRIVAELAARHEGRTPVPADPDLLADYFVFRDFAHFIELYLSVVDLIRDQEDVWILTHEVARELARQQVRYAELTVTPYSHVSRGIPAPAFCEAIEDARKRAAADFGIELRWCFDIPGEAGLPAAEETLRISLDERPDGLVSFGLGGPEIGVPRPQFKPYFDQARAAGLHSVPHAGETTGPQTVWDALRELRAERIGHGISAAQDPELLAYLAERQIAMEVCPTSNVRTRAVAAIEEHPLPALVEAGLLVTINSDDPPMFGTTLDDEYAVAARLLDAGPEQVAALARNAVTASFGDPAGKQRIAEEIDAYLAAARG; the protein is encoded by the coding sequence GTGATCGATCTGCGTACCTTCATCGCCGGACTGCCCAAGGTCGAACTGCACGTGCACCACGTCGGTTCCGCCTCGCCCCGGATCGTCGCCGAACTGGCCGCCCGCCACGAGGGGCGTACGCCGGTCCCCGCCGACCCGGACCTGCTCGCCGACTACTTCGTCTTCCGCGACTTCGCGCACTTCATCGAGCTGTACCTGAGCGTCGTCGACCTGATCCGTGACCAGGAGGACGTCTGGATCCTCACCCACGAGGTCGCTCGGGAACTGGCCCGCCAGCAGGTGCGCTACGCCGAGTTGACGGTGACGCCGTACTCGCACGTGAGCCGGGGCATTCCGGCACCGGCGTTCTGCGAGGCGATCGAGGACGCCCGCAAGCGGGCCGCCGCCGACTTCGGCATCGAGCTGCGCTGGTGCTTCGACATCCCCGGCGAGGCGGGCCTGCCGGCCGCCGAGGAGACGCTGCGGATCTCCCTCGACGAGCGTCCGGACGGACTGGTCAGCTTCGGTCTGGGCGGCCCCGAGATCGGGGTGCCCCGGCCGCAGTTCAAGCCCTACTTCGACCAGGCCCGGGCGGCGGGACTGCACTCGGTGCCGCACGCGGGAGAGACCACCGGCCCGCAGACCGTCTGGGACGCCCTGCGCGAGCTGCGCGCCGAACGGATCGGCCACGGCATCTCCGCCGCGCAGGACCCGGAACTGCTCGCGTACCTCGCCGAGCGGCAGATCGCCATGGAGGTCTGCCCGACCTCCAACGTACGGACCCGGGCGGTGGCCGCCATCGAGGAACACCCGCTGCCGGCGCTGGTCGAGGCGGGGCTGCTGGTGACGATCAACTCCGACGACCCGCCGATGTTCGGCACCACGCTCGACGACGAGTACGCGGTGGCCGCCCGGCTGCTCGACGCCGGCCCGGAACAGGTGGCGGCGCTGGCCCGCAACGCGGTGACCGCCTCGTTTGGCGACCCGGCGGGCAAGCAGCGGATCGCCGAGGAGATCGACGCCTACCTGGCCGCCGCGCGCGGCTGA
- a CDS encoding HAMP domain-containing sensor histidine kinase produces MTGGTGVLLALAFLIPLGLSLGGQAREEAIADAARRSALVTGALAVSVEPAVVDRAIEASGDDPATRPVVHGLDDVDAEAGRADAGQLDRARAEGRSLVVEVDGGVLRLDPVVLGDRTAVVEVFVPDEALGGSGRWWLLAGVALTLVGAAVLVVDRLAARTVDATRGLVTAALAVSDGDLGVRVEPSGPRELAEAGHAFNRMAERFVAARTEERELVADLSHRLRTPLTVLRLDAEALESDDTSVDAFSQAELDHRRGIRRIRQAIVTLEGEIDVLIKTTRKAVATEAAPAMCDVSEVVRERMVFWAALAGDQNRPHRVVGAQLRIPAPVPRAELAAALDAVIGNVFRYTPQGTAFEVAVSRRDGYVAIRIDDAGPGIANPDRALRRGESDQGSTGLGLDIAKRVALQANGSVSIDRARLGGTSVVMLLADPEATPRQVSRFGLVGRMAREAREQKGSGRRWSRQRPTNG; encoded by the coding sequence CTGACCGGCGGCACCGGCGTCCTGCTGGCGCTGGCCTTCCTGATCCCGCTCGGCCTGAGCCTGGGCGGCCAGGCCCGCGAGGAGGCGATCGCCGACGCGGCCCGACGCAGCGCGCTGGTCACCGGAGCACTCGCGGTGAGCGTCGAGCCGGCGGTGGTGGACCGCGCGATCGAGGCCAGCGGTGACGACCCGGCCACCCGCCCGGTCGTGCACGGTCTCGACGACGTGGACGCCGAGGCCGGACGCGCCGACGCCGGGCAGCTCGACCGGGCCCGCGCCGAAGGACGCTCACTGGTGGTCGAGGTCGACGGTGGGGTGCTGCGGCTGGACCCGGTCGTGCTGGGTGACCGGACGGCCGTGGTGGAGGTCTTCGTACCCGACGAGGCCCTCGGTGGCTCGGGTCGCTGGTGGCTGCTGGCCGGGGTGGCCCTCACCCTGGTGGGCGCGGCCGTGCTGGTGGTCGACCGGCTCGCGGCCCGCACGGTGGACGCCACCCGGGGACTGGTCACGGCGGCGCTCGCGGTCAGCGACGGCGACCTGGGCGTACGCGTGGAACCGAGCGGCCCGCGTGAGCTGGCCGAGGCCGGCCACGCGTTCAACCGGATGGCGGAGCGGTTCGTCGCCGCCCGCACCGAGGAGCGTGAACTGGTGGCGGACCTGTCGCACCGGCTGCGTACCCCGCTGACCGTGCTCCGGCTCGACGCGGAGGCGCTGGAGTCCGACGACACCAGCGTGGACGCGTTCAGCCAGGCGGAACTGGACCACCGGCGCGGCATCCGGCGGATCCGGCAGGCGATCGTCACCCTGGAGGGTGAGATCGACGTGCTGATCAAGACCACCCGCAAGGCGGTGGCCACCGAGGCCGCGCCGGCGATGTGCGACGTGAGCGAGGTGGTCCGGGAGCGGATGGTGTTCTGGGCGGCCCTCGCCGGCGACCAGAACCGCCCGCACCGGGTGGTCGGCGCCCAGTTGCGCATCCCGGCGCCGGTGCCCCGGGCCGAGTTGGCCGCCGCGCTCGACGCGGTGATCGGCAACGTGTTCCGCTACACGCCGCAGGGCACCGCGTTCGAGGTGGCGGTGTCCCGCCGCGACGGGTACGTCGCCATCCGGATCGACGACGCCGGGCCGGGCATCGCCAACCCGGATCGCGCGCTGCGCCGGGGCGAAAGCGACCAGGGTTCCACCGGTCTCGGGCTGGACATCGCCAAACGGGTGGCGTTGCAGGCCAACGGTTCGGTGAGCATCGACCGGGCCCGGCTGGGCGGTACGAGCGTGGTGATGCTGCTCGCCGACCCGGAGGCGACGCCCCGGCAGGTCAGCCGGTTCGGTCTGGTGGGTCGGATGGCCCGGGAGGCGCGGGAGCAGAAGGGCAGCGGGCGCCGCTGGTCGAGGCAGCGGCCCACCAACGGATGA
- the pgsA gene encoding phosphatidylinositol phosphate synthase has translation MAKIFQVSARAGMTRVVEPIARSLLRAGVSPNAVTVAGTVGVLVGALGFGARGHLVAGALIVTVFALTDLLDGTMARMSGGSTKFGAFLDSSMDRVADSAVFGAVAFYLAGEGDRAGMAAALICLAVGGLVSYVKARAEGLGMSGNVGIAERTERLLIVGVGGLLAALVHPAALPIALWLLAAVSLFTVGQRMRYVYRQAQSR, from the coding sequence ATGGCGAAGATCTTCCAAGTGTCGGCCCGCGCGGGGATGACCCGCGTCGTGGAGCCGATCGCCCGCAGCCTGCTGCGCGCGGGCGTGTCCCCCAACGCGGTCACCGTCGCGGGCACCGTCGGGGTGCTCGTCGGCGCGCTCGGCTTCGGCGCCCGCGGCCATCTGGTCGCCGGTGCGCTGATCGTGACGGTCTTCGCGCTCACCGACCTGCTCGACGGGACGATGGCCCGGATGAGCGGCGGGTCCACCAAGTTCGGGGCGTTTCTCGACTCCAGCATGGACCGGGTCGCCGACAGCGCGGTCTTCGGCGCGGTCGCCTTCTATCTGGCCGGCGAGGGGGACCGTGCGGGCATGGCCGCCGCGCTGATCTGCCTGGCCGTCGGCGGTCTGGTGTCGTACGTCAAGGCCCGCGCCGAGGGGCTCGGGATGAGCGGCAACGTCGGCATCGCCGAGCGTACCGAACGCCTGCTGATCGTCGGTGTCGGCGGCCTGCTCGCCGCCCTGGTCCACCCGGCGGCGCTGCCGATCGCGCTGTGGCTGCTGGCGGCGGTGTCGCTGTTCACCGTCGGCCAGCGAATGCGGTACGTCTACCGGCAGGCCCAATCCAGGTGA
- a CDS encoding response regulator transcription factor, translated as MATVLLVEDDHVVRGAMLRSLTDRGHAVHAVGTALDALRRVAAETPDLVVLDLGLPDLDGSDALRMLRGITDVPIIIATARDDEQSVVKLLRAGADDYMVKPFTGAHLDARITTVLRRVGRASRGVAPAVHSVGGLRVDVGERSAHLDGEALALTRKEFDLLAYLAARPGRVVSRRELLEEVWRQPSVGEDQTIDVHLYWLRRKMGESAAKPRYLRTVRGVGFRLVAPD; from the coding sequence GTGGCCACCGTCCTGCTGGTCGAAGACGATCACGTCGTACGCGGCGCGATGCTTCGGTCCCTCACCGACCGGGGCCACGCCGTGCACGCGGTCGGCACCGCGCTCGACGCGCTACGCCGGGTCGCCGCCGAGACCCCCGACCTGGTGGTGCTCGACCTGGGCCTGCCGGACCTGGACGGGTCGGACGCCCTGCGGATGCTGCGCGGCATCACCGACGTACCGATCATCATCGCCACCGCCCGCGACGACGAGCAGTCGGTGGTCAAGCTGCTGCGGGCCGGCGCCGACGACTACATGGTCAAGCCGTTCACCGGCGCGCACCTGGACGCGCGGATCACCACCGTGTTGCGCCGGGTCGGACGCGCCAGTCGCGGCGTGGCGCCGGCCGTGCACAGCGTCGGCGGGCTACGGGTCGACGTCGGCGAACGCAGCGCCCACCTGGACGGTGAGGCGCTGGCGCTGACCCGCAAGGAATTCGACCTGCTGGCCTATCTCGCCGCCCGTCCCGGCCGGGTGGTGTCCCGCCGGGAGCTCTTGGAGGAGGTATGGCGGCAGCCATCGGTCGGCGAGGACCAGACCATCGACGTGCATCTGTACTGGCTACGTCGCAAAATGGGCGAGTCCGCGGCGAAACCCCGCTACCTTCGCACCGTGCGGGGGGTCGGCTTCCGGCTGGTGGCGCCGGACTGA